The following are encoded together in the Armatimonadota bacterium genome:
- a CDS encoding fibronectin type III domain-containing protein: MSYYNIKASALPTWYGNFVTTALANSALLNLTPPQIAALQAQLTALNTAFAAQQTAHDASKSATLAKDLKVAETINVVRGYANQWQAMPTVPDTLIASLGLIVRDTQPSPRPVFVPTELVVVPNTTGTNELRWKRNGNKNGIKFDIEVSYENPGAWTAVTSVTAAKFKHMGQTPGQTAYYRVRARNGSNVSDWSVSASTFANDGDGALQLAA; encoded by the coding sequence ATGAGCTACTACAACATCAAGGCGTCCGCTTTGCCGACATGGTACGGAAATTTCGTGACCACCGCGCTGGCCAATTCGGCCCTTTTGAACCTGACTCCGCCTCAAATCGCGGCTCTTCAGGCGCAGCTCACCGCGCTCAACACCGCGTTCGCCGCGCAGCAGACCGCGCACGACGCTTCCAAGTCCGCGACGCTCGCCAAAGACCTGAAGGTCGCGGAGACCATCAACGTCGTCCGTGGCTACGCGAACCAGTGGCAGGCGATGCCGACCGTGCCGGACACGCTGATCGCTTCCCTTGGACTGATCGTACGCGACACCCAGCCCAGCCCGCGCCCGGTCTTCGTTCCGACCGAACTCGTGGTCGTCCCGAACACCACGGGCACGAACGAACTTCGCTGGAAGCGGAACGGCAACAAGAACGGCATCAAGTTCGACATCGAAGTCAGCTACGAGAATCCGGGCGCTTGGACGGCGGTCACGTCCGTCACCGCCGCGAAGTTCAAGCACATGGGCCAGACGCCGGGGCAGACCGCCTATTACCGAGTCCGTGCCCGGAACGGCTCGAACGTCTCCGACTGGTCGGTCTCGGCGTCGACCTTCGCGAACGACGGCGACGGCGCGCTCCAGCTCGCGGCCTGA
- a CDS encoding peptidase S8 — protein sequence MEPEMRPLLKISLAAGMAASAAFALAAPKDYVSGEVLVKFKPVARDAGKKVAVSDGYKVESGVPVLGIDKLRLPKGMSVELAMKELRTLPWVEFVEPNYIYHATFTPNDTSFGSQWGPKKIQSEQAWDINKGDPTVVIAIIDTGISSTHPDLASKRVAGWNFVSNNNNPNDDNGHGSHCAGIAAAITNNATGVAGVGFNCSLMPVKVLNSGGSGTLQNVANGINWAADNGANVLSLSLGGSGATSMQQAVDYAWSKNCVVVAAAGNNGSTSMFYPAAYTNCIAVAATTTSDTRASFSNYGSNWVDVAAPGVNIYSTYMGSQYATLDGTSMACPHVSGLAGLLFSAKGKATPNSTVRSLIEQNCDSVGTFVAFGRINAYKSLLAAGGGNTVYANPQGYVMYSGSQVSGNYTNLKSSDNSYLVLASQNNKVDWFGPMYPASGSGTITNVTFTFEGSATVAGTATVQAYNYLAGGWETLGNINLTTSDQTWTFPISTNPHRFRDPFGEMDMRVSYQASSSFQLKNDWMQVAVTRQ from the coding sequence ATGGAGCCTGAAATGAGACCTCTATTGAAAATCAGCCTCGCAGCAGGGATGGCCGCTTCTGCAGCCTTCGCGCTCGCCGCCCCCAAGGACTACGTTTCCGGAGAAGTCCTCGTCAAGTTCAAACCCGTCGCCCGCGACGCCGGCAAGAAAGTCGCAGTCAGCGACGGCTACAAGGTCGAGAGCGGCGTGCCCGTGCTCGGCATCGACAAGCTTCGCCTTCCGAAAGGCATGAGCGTCGAACTCGCGATGAAGGAACTGCGGACGCTTCCGTGGGTCGAGTTCGTCGAACCGAACTACATCTATCACGCGACCTTCACGCCGAACGACACCAGTTTCGGCTCGCAGTGGGGCCCCAAGAAGATCCAGAGCGAGCAGGCCTGGGACATCAACAAGGGCGACCCGACGGTCGTCATCGCGATCATCGACACGGGGATCAGCAGTACGCACCCTGATCTCGCCAGCAAGCGCGTCGCCGGGTGGAACTTCGTCTCGAACAACAACAACCCGAACGACGACAACGGTCACGGTTCGCACTGCGCCGGCATCGCCGCCGCCATCACGAACAACGCGACCGGCGTCGCAGGCGTCGGCTTCAACTGCTCGCTGATGCCCGTCAAGGTCTTGAACAGCGGCGGATCCGGCACGCTCCAGAACGTCGCGAACGGCATCAACTGGGCGGCCGATAACGGCGCCAACGTCCTTTCGTTGAGCCTCGGCGGATCGGGTGCGACGTCGATGCAGCAAGCGGTCGACTATGCATGGAGCAAGAACTGTGTCGTGGTCGCCGCAGCCGGTAACAACGGCTCGACCTCGATGTTCTATCCTGCGGCGTACACGAACTGCATCGCCGTCGCCGCGACGACCACCAGCGACACCCGCGCCAGCTTCAGCAACTACGGCTCGAACTGGGTCGACGTGGCCGCCCCGGGCGTCAACATCTACAGCACGTACATGGGATCGCAATATGCGACCCTTGACGGGACGTCGATGGCCTGCCCGCACGTCAGCGGCCTCGCCGGACTTCTCTTCTCGGCGAAAGGCAAGGCCACTCCCAACTCGACCGTCCGCAGCTTGATCGAACAGAACTGCGACAGCGTCGGTACGTTCGTGGCGTTCGGTAGGATCAACGCCTACAAGTCGCTCCTCGCGGCGGGCGGCGGCAACACCGTCTACGCCAACCCGCAAGGCTATGTCATGTACAGCGGCTCGCAGGTCTCAGGCAACTACACCAACCTGAAGTCGAGCGACAACTCCTACCTCGTCCTCGCGAGCCAGAACAACAAGGTCGACTGGTTCGGCCCGATGTACCCCGCCAGCGGATCCGGAACGATCACCAACGTCACCTTCACCTTCGAAGGCAGCGCGACCGTCGCCGGCACCGCGACCGTCCAGGCTTACAACTACCTGGCGGGCGGTTGGGAGACCCTCGGCAACATCAACCTGACGACCAGCGACCAGACCTGGACGTTCCCGATCTCGACGAACCCGCACCGCTTCCGCGACCCGTTCGGCGAGATGGACATGCGGGTCAGCTACCAGGCCTCTTCGAGCTTCCAACTCAAGAACGACTGGATGCAGGTCGCCGTCACGCGCCAGTAA
- the gluQRS gene encoding tRNA glutamyl-Q(34) synthetase GluQRS — translation MGDVTRFAPSPTGRLHLGHVFAALFAREHGETMRLRIEDIDAGRVRDEAADGIFEDLEWLGIDWDSDVWFQSQRTDAYRSALDRLDQAGLLYPCFCTRKDIADATTAPHGPDGPAYPGTCRRLSRTDREQKLEQGMPFALRIDSAAAFASVGPLSWSDRGLGRSDVVPDSVPDIVVARKDAPVSYALCVVVDDAAQAVTLVTRGLDLVPATPSQRLLQAVLGLPEPQYFHHRLVTGPDGRRLAKRDRSATVESLRESGFSPAEVRSLAVAHEKS, via the coding sequence ATCGGAGACGTCACCCGGTTCGCTCCCAGCCCTACAGGCCGTTTGCACCTGGGTCACGTGTTCGCCGCCCTCTTCGCGCGCGAGCACGGAGAGACGATGCGCCTCCGGATCGAGGACATCGATGCGGGGCGCGTGAGGGACGAGGCCGCAGACGGGATCTTCGAAGACCTGGAATGGCTCGGCATTGACTGGGACAGCGACGTCTGGTTCCAGTCCCAACGGACAGACGCCTACCGGAGCGCCCTCGACCGCCTCGACCAGGCCGGCTTGCTCTATCCCTGTTTCTGCACCCGCAAAGACATCGCCGACGCTACGACCGCGCCCCACGGCCCGGACGGGCCCGCCTATCCCGGAACGTGCCGCCGTCTCTCGCGTACGGACCGGGAGCAGAAGCTTGAGCAAGGGATGCCGTTCGCCTTGCGGATCGACAGTGCCGCCGCCTTCGCAAGCGTCGGGCCGTTGAGTTGGTCCGACCGCGGGCTCGGCCGTTCCGACGTCGTTCCCGATAGCGTGCCGGACATCGTTGTCGCCCGGAAGGACGCCCCCGTGAGCTACGCGCTCTGCGTCGTCGTCGACGATGCCGCGCAAGCGGTGACGCTCGTCACGCGTGGCCTCGATCTCGTCCCGGCGACGCCGTCTCAACGACTGCTCCAGGCCGTTCTCGGGCTTCCAGAGCCGCAGTACTTCCACCATCGGCTGGTCACCGGTCCGGACGGCCGACGGCTGGCCAAGCGCGACCGGTCAGCGACGGTCGAGAGTCTCCGCGAGTCCGGTTTCAGTCCGGCCGAGGTCCGTTCCTTGGCGGTCGCACACGAAAAATCTTGA
- a CDS encoding peptidase S10 yields the protein MPLYVLSCLCALALGAQDADASKTQEKAKTTPVIEIAKTETKHHADLPTGRMDYTATASQIPLRNDDGETECRMFYVAYTKDGADPRKRPVTFAFNGGPGSATIWLHMGALGPKRAPMPDDGSLPAPPYEAVDNADTWLDFTDVVVVDAPATGFSRVAKPEWNKNYFGVRQDIRAFTNFVKGWLTEHKRWKSPLFIAGESYGGIRGSGLCNSLFGEGIAVSGFVSVSGTNNFMTLDGMRGNDLTYMGFLPSMAACAWYHHKAAPRFKSVEAIVAESRKWVDEVYGPALLRGDALGEDEKDKIAARMSEYLGVSKKYCLGSNLRVPEFAFFKELLRDDGLSIGRYDGRLTVKEELKVGGQDANDPSDDAVNAPFTSVLNDYFQSELGIKTTMEYRTGGNVYPWQEREGGYSETASDLRRVLAANPHLRVLYCCGYYDLACPLNATVYTVDHMGLDAETRKHLSFEFYPAGHMMYIEKSSRKKFHDDVKRFEEACLAGK from the coding sequence ATGCCCCTGTACGTCCTCTCCTGTCTCTGCGCGCTCGCCCTCGGCGCACAAGACGCCGACGCCTCCAAGACTCAAGAGAAGGCGAAGACCACTCCCGTCATCGAGATCGCGAAGACGGAGACGAAGCACCATGCCGACCTGCCGACCGGACGCATGGACTACACCGCCACCGCGTCGCAGATCCCCTTGCGGAACGACGACGGCGAGACCGAGTGCCGTATGTTCTACGTCGCCTACACAAAGGACGGGGCCGACCCGCGGAAACGGCCGGTCACGTTCGCCTTCAACGGCGGTCCGGGGAGCGCCACGATCTGGCTGCACATGGGCGCGCTCGGCCCGAAGCGGGCACCGATGCCGGACGACGGCAGCCTGCCCGCCCCTCCCTATGAAGCCGTCGACAACGCCGACACCTGGCTGGACTTCACGGACGTCGTCGTGGTCGATGCGCCCGCGACCGGGTTCAGCCGGGTGGCGAAGCCCGAATGGAACAAGAACTACTTCGGGGTGCGCCAGGACATCCGCGCTTTTACGAACTTCGTCAAGGGCTGGTTGACCGAGCACAAGCGCTGGAAGTCGCCGCTCTTCATCGCCGGCGAAAGCTACGGCGGCATCCGCGGATCGGGGCTCTGCAACAGCCTGTTCGGCGAAGGGATCGCGGTGAGCGGTTTCGTCAGCGTTTCGGGGACGAACAACTTCATGACCTTGGACGGCATGCGCGGCAACGACCTGACGTACATGGGCTTCCTGCCCTCGATGGCGGCCTGCGCCTGGTACCACCACAAGGCCGCGCCCCGGTTCAAGAGCGTCGAGGCGATCGTGGCGGAGTCGCGGAAGTGGGTGGACGAAGTCTACGGTCCGGCGTTGCTCCGTGGCGACGCCCTCGGCGAGGACGAAAAGGACAAGATCGCGGCTCGGATGTCCGAATACCTGGGCGTCTCGAAAAAGTACTGCCTCGGGTCGAACCTGCGCGTCCCGGAGTTCGCGTTCTTCAAGGAGCTCTTGCGCGACGACGGGCTGTCGATCGGCCGCTATGACGGACGATTGACCGTGAAGGAAGAGCTGAAGGTCGGCGGCCAGGACGCCAACGACCCCAGCGATGACGCCGTGAACGCACCCTTCACGAGCGTGCTCAACGATTACTTCCAATCCGAATTGGGGATCAAGACGACGATGGAATACCGGACGGGCGGCAACGTCTATCCGTGGCAGGAACGCGAAGGCGGGTACTCGGAGACGGCCTCGGACCTTCGTCGCGTCCTCGCCGCCAACCCCCACCTGCGCGTGCTCTATTGCTGCGGCTACTACGACTTGGCGTGCCCGCTCAATGCGACGGTCTATACGGTCGACCACATGGGGCTCGACGCCGAGACCCGCAAGCACCTTTCGTTCGAGTTCTATCCGGCGGGGCACATGATGTACATCGAGAAGTCCTCCCGCAAGAAGTTCCACGACGACGTGAAGCGGTTCGAGGAGGCGTGCCTGGCAGGGAAGTGA